In Suncus etruscus isolate mSunEtr1 chromosome 9, mSunEtr1.pri.cur, whole genome shotgun sequence, the genomic window ATCAAACTATTATATTGTGGTCAATAAGATATATGATGTATTTCCCAGGTCTCTTAGCAGTGTATGCATGAACTTTGGACCCCTCACTCAGgtcataaatgttaataaaagttCATTTTCCTTGATCTATTGGTATTTTACCCAAGATGCAAGGTATCAACTTCTATCTCTTCTGGGTAGTAGAGGTATTAGATACAAGTTTGACTATAATTTTTAGATTGCTATTtgtttatatgattatatttcaACCTTTTATTCTGAATCTGTATTTAATGTGTGAATTCAAAGATGTTGATGTAAATAGTTGATGTGTTTCCTATTCCATCCTGGCATTTCAAGTCCCTTGAAAAATGAGTTGAGATTTTAAAACACGAAAAAatgattgatatattttttacaaCTTTAATGAGGACATTAGGTGTTTTATCATTTTGACATTGTTCTTTTGGATTTAAATTTCTTCCATCTCTGCTTGCATTCTatgttgatattttgttttgagcTGTATCCATCTGCAACAAAAAataagatctcttttttttttacaaatgaataGTATCCCCCtatgtatgcacatatatatgcataatatatatgcTACAAAAATACTATCTCCACTAAACTCTTATTAGACATTTGGTTGCTTACATCTCTTTGAATTGTATGTTGAACTGCAGTGAATATATaccttaatacattttttttttattttgggccaacaCCAGTAACtcagtggttacacctggctatgcgctcagaaattgctcccggtttgggggaccatgtgggactccaggggatcaaaccacggtccatcctggatcagttgagtgcaagtcaaactccctacCATGCGCCATCACTCTGGGCCCCTTAATACATCTTTTTGAATCAATGTTTTTGACTTCTTGGAGTAGATGTTAATAAGTTGAACTTTTATGTCATGTGGAAGCTGTAATATTAGTGCTTTTAAATAAAccttcagggggccgggcggtggcgctcgaggtaaggtgcctgccttacctgcgctagcctaggagacggacctcggttcgatcccccggcgtcccatatggtcccccaagccaggagcgacttctgagcgcatagccaggagtaacccctgagcgttaccgggtgtggcccaaaaaccaaaaaaaaaaaaaaaaaaaaaaataaaccttcatactgttttccaaactTTGATAATGGAATGCCTCTTTCTTTCACTAAtctcttcatttaagcaccatgattacaaacatgtttgcagttgtatttcagttagaagaaaataaaccccccTTCATAAGCGCAACATTTTCACCTCCAATGGCCCCTGTGTCTCTTCCCCAAACATAGCTTAAGCATACTAAAATGTAAGGAAGTTTAGgtcactatttttatttagtaactaAGTTATCCTAATCTGCAACTGGTATCTATAAAAATGTTccagattaaaagaaaaatttagtagaACCATCTGTACATACTACCATTTTTAATAGGACAATCTATAGAGTTCAACTGtatgattttataaaacaaactGATTAGCTCAATATGACAATTTAAGATTGTATATCTAGTCAAAGGCATTACTGGAAAAATGTGAAATTTTGTGGTTTGAAACcaactcattttattctttcatcttatttttgtttcagcAGATGGAATCAAGTGCTTCTATAGGAGAATATGGAAATTATACATCAGTGTTCATGTTTGTTTTCCTGGGAATCACAAATGAAAAAGAGTTGCAGGTCATTCTATTTCCAGTCTTCCTAGGAATTTATCTTGTGACCTTATTCTGGAACCTGAGTCTTGTCATACTTATCAGGATGGACTCCCAACTCCATACACCCATGTACTTTTTTCTCAGTGTCTTGTCATCTATAGACCTCTGCTATACTTCTTCCATAAGTCCAAAGATGCTTTCAGATTTCTTCAAGGATGAAAAAACAATTTCCTTTATTGGCTGTGCTACCCAATATTTTGCTGCATCTTGGATGGGTCAGACTGAATGTTGCCTCTTGGCTGCCATGGCCTATGACAGATATATGGCTATTGGGAACCCTTTGCAGTACTCAGCCATCATGACACCTGGTCTTTGTCAGAGGTTGGTTACTGGAGCCCTTGGAACTGGTTTCATCTGTAGCTTGCTTGAAACAATTCCTGCCTTTCAGATGTACTACTGTGGGCCAAATGTCATTCAACACTTCTTCTGTAACATATCTGAGGTTATTGTCTTATCTTGCTCTAGCCCGTTCCTCACTCatatgcttctttttttggcaattttgtttgttgcttttggtTCTTTCCTTGTTATCCTGTTATCCTATAGTTTCATCACAGTGTCCATCCTGAAAATGTCCACCCTCAAAGGTAGTCTCAAGGCCTTCAATACCTGTGCCTCTCATTTGACAGTTGTAATACTCTTCTATATCCCAGCTTTTCCCTCATTCTCGGCACTCTGAAAGACAGGACAAGATGCTGTCGATTTTCTATATTATCATGACCCCCATGCTAAACCCACTTATCTATAGTCTGAGGAACAAGGAGATAAAAGAGGCACTCAAGAGGATATTAAAGAGGATTGCAAATTTTCCTCAGTGAGCTATACTTTGCAATGCAACCTTAatgaaaaaaagcagaaaataaatgcatatacaaCAAAACATTTCTACAGTGTCCactccattttaatatttttgatatttttattttcaataaaaataattttattttcgattaaatatatttctttgtagagaatttaaaaactaaatatatttatgacaGAGCACACAAGTAGATCTTACTTTGTTTTGAATCAGTACAAATGACTATATTTTCCTAAACAACATGAGTTTTTAAAATACAGATGTGGATGACACCATTATAATAAATGTTGTATTCTAAGCAAAAGAGATATTGGCTATACTCTCGATTTGAATCATAGGATCTTCTACTGCTATTCTTCTGTATTACAAATTTCTGGATTTTTATTGACTATTCACATGTGCTTCTTGTAGGGAAAAATGTTCTATTCAATTTTtggatccattttgccattttgtATGCGTTTCTTAACTGCTACATTTAgtacattgatgttgagagatatGACTGTCATGGGATTATGTGTCATCTTTTTGTGGGAATTTGTTTGTTGGATCTGTCTTATATTAAGTTAGGTCCTTCAGTTCTTTTTCTaaggatggttttgagtctgaagtatttctgagctgttgtttatccatgaacctgtgcatccttccttcaaacctgaatgtaagtctggtcaggtgaagtattcttggggtatcattcatttcattgacttttgtcactatatcccaccactgcctttgggccttgggggttgcttgtgataaatctgatgTAAATCTCTAGAATGCTTCTATgtatttaatttccctttttgatattgctgctttcataTTCTATCCACTCTGTGGATTTCATCAATGTGACTTGGATTTTccttagggtgcttttctttggatctttaTTTGCCTGTACTCTTTAGCCATCCTGGATGTGGTTCTATGCACACTTTAGCTCTGAGAAATTCTTAGCAATGAGTTCCTTGcttgctgattcttttttttttttttttttttttttttttttttttttttgggccacacccgtttgacgctcaggggttactcctggctatgtgctcagaaatcgcccctggcttggggggaccatatgggacgccgggggatcgaaccgcggtccttccttggctagcacttgcaaggcagacaccttacctccagcgccacctacccggccccgcttgCTGATTCTTAATAGAAGTTTCTTCCTGGTTTTCTGAATGCTAGTGATGTTACATTGTTGTTATGTAGGTTCTACTGAGTTTATCCCAGAGCTCTATTGTCAACTGTTGACTTTATTTGAGgatattcccccccccttttttttttttcatttattttaaggctcttttccagcctcttcttttGTACGAAGGTGTTACGAGGCAGTtcatcttccatctcactgattCTAGTTTAGCAGCTGTTACCCTTGATGAAgcattccagtgagtttttcatttgagccaccatgtttttctgttatttccATTTCTACGTTCatatcttcttctttttgtttttcttttttgtttgtttgtttgttttggtttggtttttgggccacatccagtgatttgaaaggcttactcctggctatgcactcagagattgctcctggcttgggggaccatatgggatgtcaagtgattgcctaggttagcgcatgcaatgcagcagccctactgcttgtgccaccattctggcccctactTCCATTTCATCTTGAGACttagttgtggttttttttgttttctcctgtgcttcctttgagttatttgaacatcttccacATATTTTCTCTAAAAAGAGGCCATATAGGTGGCCAATACTTTGATGGGTCTTCAGAGCTACCATCGTCATCCTCTGAGGGTTCTGTATTGTTTCCCCTTTGTCACCATTGCAGTATGGTATTTTTTACATGTTGTGCTGAGGGTCATTGACTAGAAAAAACTACTAAAAGTTGGGGTTCATTGAATAGAAAaaattgactagaagaaatgctcTGCTTCACTCTGTAGCCTTGCTAGTCTCTGTGCATCAGTCTCCATCTCTCTGCATCTTGTCACAGGGGTGAGTTACACTCAGCAGTGGTGACACAGATCTTGGGACACACAATACCTAAAAGGGAGGAAGTCATCTCTCTGCATCACCCGAAATGTGGCAGGTTTGGAGCACTAGTGACTCATGAAGAAAGATTCTTTCTCAGCAATCTTTACTCTCACCATCCTGCACTTGATTCAGGGAGCAAAGCAATTCCAGGATTTCTTAAACTTAGGTTACTGCTTCTATGGCATTTACAGCCTCCATAATGACAATATATTCTGTAAATTGTTATGGAAAAGTCTTGCTTGTTTAATCCAAATATTAATGTCTACCTGACCTTTTCTTCTCTTACTATTTAGGAGACTGTGCTTGTATGATATTTTGCACAGgtttgtatgtgtctgtgtgactGATAGATTCTATAAAATAcacttttttgagaaaaatagaacCACACTGAGAATAAATTAGCAGAATATGTTTGagcacattttatatttaatttttttaatgattaccatatttttaaatgtgttgtactatttttattttattaattatatttccagaatactttatataaattatttttaaacatatttattttatagcagtttaatttttattgtaatttttattttggtatccTCTATTAGAGTTTTTCCTATAGTAAatctcataatatatatatatatatttttctaatttttctattttcaatgaaTTACATCTCATTTAAATATCTCTGGGGAAAGGGACCCAGATAAATACTACTAGTAGAGGACAGGCAAGAAGATAAAAGATTAACAAAGGGAACcctaagtaaaaaaaatgaagggaatattaaataaagggggaatcaataaaatggaaacacaCAAAAAGAACTTCAATAGATCAATGAAACTAAAATAGAacctttgcaaaaataaataagaatgacaAAACTTTTGGTAGACTCAAAAAGAGAGAATGATAATAAATTGAAGCAGAAATGAAATGGGGAAGAATAAATAGCTATCACAAAAATTCTAAGGTCTCAGGAATTACATGAATATCTTTAATGTCATATAATTATGGAAACTGGGAGATGTTGATATATTGTTGTACTCATAAATTTTCGATGCTgaaccaagaataaaaaaaagcacCTGAACAGATCAATTACTATTCAGGAAATTAAGATGATGATCAAAattgaccccaaaaataaatgttctaatCTAAATGGGTTTTGTAGTCAGTTATTGACAATCTTTAAGAAGACTTACTCCAATACTTTTTAGGTTTTTCCACTGTTTAAAAATGTGAAATCtcgggcctgaagagatagcacagcggtgtttgccttgcaagcagccgatccaggacctaaggtggttggttcaaatcccggtgtcccatatggtcccctgtgcctgccaggagctatttctgagcagacagccaggagtaacctctgagcaacgccgggtgtgacccaaaaaccaaaattaaaaaaaagtgaaatctcCCAAAGTATTTCTATGAAGCAAATATTACCTTCAGACCAAAAGTAGACAGCACTAAATAAAGATAACCATAGATCTATAGGTGATCTACAGGTGATTATAGATGCAAATTTAATAACTACAATATTTAAAACTGAGTAGAATACATCATATAGGTAGCATTTATACAGGTAGGTTCAtacaagtaggatttattccatAGATGAAAGCGTGGTTTAATATATACAAGCCCACCACTAAATAAATACATGGTAATATGAAGATTTTATTATTGAGTCAATAGATATagaaaaagtatttaataaaaaccaatattcatttataataacaaaaaattctcAGTAAAATGAGAATATAAGAATGTTTCTCAAAAAAGTTGAATTAATTTGCCATAAATATTAATAGCTAATATCAGCCTCAATGATTAAAACCTTTAAAGACTTCTTTTTGAGATTAAATACAAAAAACGTTGCCCACTCTTATCACTATAATTCAATATAGTTCAAAAAGTTTGTCAGAGAAATTAAGCAAGAATGAGAgggtttggagtgatagcacagaggtagggcatttttcttacatgcagcagatccaggctaaacagtgattcaaatcccaatatcccatatgatcccctaagccaggagcgatttctgattgcatagccaggagtaacctctgagcatcactgggtatggtccaaaaacaaacaaactaaaaagaataagaaattaaagGCATCCAAGTTGGTAACAAAGAAGTTCAACAATaactatttgcaaatgacatatGAATATAGTTCGAAAACCCTAAATATTCTTCATGAAAACCTACAGGAAATTTATATAGTAAAATGACAGCctagaaaataaacacataaatatttatGGCGCTCCTAAgggcaaacaacaacaacaaaaaaaaacaggtagaATAAAGAAAACCATTCCATTCACATTGCATTTCAAAACTTCAAATACCTGTGATCAACTTAGCAAAAGAATTGAAACAATAATACAAAGAATAGAATAAACCAGTGGTCAGCAAGTCGGGGCTAGCAAGCTacctgtggctctttacacttttttgtttctttgtttgtttgtttttgggccacacccggtgacgctcagggattactcctggctatgcgctcagaagtcactcctggcttggggaccatatgggacaccgggggatagaaccacagtccatcctaggctagcgctcacaaggcagacaccttacctctagcgccaccacgccggccccactctacactttttaatgcggctcttcggTGTGCCGgggggctgctccaggagtcaggactctgctcctcgcctctgtcagtgcgtgccctgtgtgcagccccggctCCACA contains:
- the LOC126017717 gene encoding LOW QUALITY PROTEIN: olfactory receptor 5A1-like (The sequence of the model RefSeq protein was modified relative to this genomic sequence to represent the inferred CDS: inserted 2 bases in 1 codon) translates to MESSASIGEYGNYTSVFMFVFLGITNEKELQVILFPVFLGIYLVTLFWNLSLVILIRMDSQLHTPMYFFLSVLSSIDLCYTSSISPKMLSDFFKDEKTISFIGCATQYFAASWMGQTECCLLAAMAYDRYMAIGNPLQYSAIMTPGLCQRLVTGALGTGFICSLLETIPAFQMYYCGPNVIQHFFCNISEVIVLSCSSPFLTHMLLFLAILFVAFGSFLVILLSYSFITVSILKMSTLKGSLKAFNTCASHLTVVILFYIPAFXPHSRHSERQDKMLSIFYIIMTPMLNPLIYSLRNKEIKEALKRILKRIANFPQ